A window from Pseudomonas alloputida encodes these proteins:
- a CDS encoding K+/H+ antiporter subunit F has product MTGLLANAVLASLFIFALAMSLALIRLFRGPSAQDRVLALDYLYILAMLTMLVLGIRYASDTYFEGALLIALFGFVGSFALAKFLLRGEVIE; this is encoded by the coding sequence ATGACAGGCCTGCTCGCCAATGCCGTCCTCGCCAGCCTGTTCATCTTCGCCCTGGCCATGAGCCTGGCGCTGATCCGGCTGTTCCGTGGCCCGTCCGCCCAAGACCGCGTGCTGGCCCTGGACTACCTGTACATCCTGGCCATGCTCACCATGCTGGTGCTGGGTATCCGTTATGCCAGTGACACCTACTTCGAAGGTGCCCTGCTGATTGCACTGTTTGGTTTCGTCGGCTCGTTTGCCTTGGCCAAGTTTCTGCTGCGCGGTGAGGTGATCGAATGA
- a CDS encoding Na+/H+ antiporter subunit G, producing the protein MTEALVLPFWLELVTAALLLTGSLFALVGAIGLVRLKDYFQRMHPPALASTLGAWCVALASIIYFSWLKGTPVLHAWLIPILLSITVPITTLLLARAALFRKRMSKEPVPEEVSSGRDRGN; encoded by the coding sequence ATGACTGAAGCCCTGGTACTGCCGTTCTGGCTGGAGCTGGTCACCGCCGCGCTATTGCTCACCGGCAGCCTGTTCGCCCTGGTCGGTGCTATAGGCCTGGTACGCTTGAAAGACTACTTCCAGCGCATGCACCCGCCAGCGCTGGCCTCGACCCTTGGTGCCTGGTGCGTTGCACTGGCCTCGATCATCTACTTTTCGTGGCTCAAGGGCACCCCTGTGCTGCACGCTTGGCTGATTCCGATCCTGCTGTCGATTACCGTGCCGATAACCACGCTGTTGCTGGCGCGGGCGGCGCTATTTCGCAAGCGCATGTCGAAAGAGCCGGTGCCTGAAGAGGTCAGCAGCGGCCGAGACCGTGGCAATTGA
- a CDS encoding TraR/DksA family transcriptional regulator encodes MTKEQLLAMSADDYMNADQLAFFTELLQAMKVETHERIELSRTTIEGLDTPSDPADVASVEEERSWLVIAIDRDQRLLPQLEMALDRIADESFGWCDDSGEPIGLKRLLISPTTKYCIEAQERHEQLDRHQRQV; translated from the coding sequence ATGACCAAGGAACAGTTGCTGGCCATGTCGGCCGATGACTACATGAACGCCGACCAGCTTGCCTTCTTTACTGAGCTGCTGCAGGCGATGAAAGTCGAAACCCATGAACGCATCGAACTCAGCCGCACCACCATCGAAGGCCTGGACACTCCGTCAGACCCTGCCGACGTGGCTTCGGTCGAAGAAGAACGTAGCTGGCTGGTAATTGCCATCGACCGCGACCAGCGCCTGCTGCCACAGCTTGAAATGGCCCTGGACCGTATTGCCGACGAAAGCTTCGGCTGGTGCGATGACAGTGGTGAGCCCATCGGCCTGAAGCGTTTGCTGATCAGCCCGACCACCAAGTACTGCATCGAAGCTCAGGAGCGCCACGAGCAGCTCGACCGCCACCAGCGCCAGGTATAA
- a CDS encoding IS4-like element ISPpu8 family transposase: MAKLALEQAIAPEWVDQVFEEHRQRQYSRELLFSTIIKLMSLVSLGLKPSLHAAARQLDDLPVSLAALYDKISRTEPALLRALVTGCAQRLAPTIHELGCSAMLPDWQVRVVDGSHLASTEKRLGALRQERGAARPGFSVVVYDPDLDQVIDLQPCEDAYASERVCVLPLLAEAKTNQVWIADRLYCTLPVMEACEQVKTSFVIRQQAKHPRLIQEGEWQAPMPVATGTVREQSIEVKGGHRWRRVELTLHSPNDSGDNSLMFWSNLPESISAQQIADFYRRRWSIEGMFQRLEAILESEIETLGSPRAALLGFTTAVLAYNVLALLKRSVEQAHRDALPENWEASIYHLAVQIRGGYEGMQIALPSEYMPVVPMENLAQRLLELARNIQPRQVAKSPRGPKVLKAKAWVQGTAVHAHVSTDRVIKAAKTKRP, from the coding sequence ATGGCCAAACTTGCCTTGGAGCAGGCCATTGCGCCGGAGTGGGTCGATCAGGTTTTCGAGGAGCACCGCCAACGGCAGTATTCTCGCGAGCTGCTGTTCTCGACCATTATCAAGTTGATGTCGCTTGTTTCATTGGGCTTGAAGCCATCGCTGCATGCTGCGGCAAGACAACTGGACGACCTTCCCGTCAGCCTGGCAGCTCTGTACGACAAGATCAGTCGAACCGAACCTGCCCTGTTGCGTGCTCTGGTGACAGGCTGCGCGCAGCGCTTGGCGCCGACAATCCATGAGTTGGGCTGCTCAGCCATGCTTCCTGATTGGCAAGTTCGGGTGGTCGATGGCAGCCACTTGGCCTCTACCGAAAAGCGTCTTGGCGCGTTGCGCCAAGAGCGCGGAGCGGCTCGCCCCGGGTTTTCGGTGGTGGTTTACGACCCCGACCTGGATCAGGTAATTGACCTCCAGCCGTGCGAGGACGCCTACGCAAGCGAACGAGTTTGTGTTTTGCCGTTGCTGGCTGAAGCAAAGACCAATCAGGTTTGGATCGCTGACCGTCTCTACTGCACGCTGCCTGTAATGGAGGCGTGCGAACAGGTGAAGACATCATTTGTCATTCGCCAGCAGGCCAAGCATCCACGCTTGATCCAGGAAGGTGAGTGGCAAGCACCGATGCCCGTCGCCACAGGCACTGTGCGCGAGCAATCCATCGAAGTAAAAGGCGGGCACCGCTGGCGACGTGTCGAGTTAACGCTTCATTCACCAAACGACTCAGGTGATAACAGCTTGATGTTCTGGAGCAACCTGCCCGAGAGCATCAGTGCGCAACAGATCGCAGACTTCTATCGGCGCCGCTGGAGCATTGAAGGGATGTTCCAGCGGTTGGAAGCAATTCTGGAAAGTGAAATTGAAACCCTCGGCAGTCCGCGAGCCGCCTTGCTTGGATTCACCACTGCCGTGCTGGCATACAACGTTCTGGCCTTGCTCAAGCGAAGTGTTGAACAGGCTCACCGCGATGCCTTGCCCGAGAATTGGGAAGCCTCGATCTATCACTTGGCGGTGCAGATCAGAGGGGGTTACGAAGGCATGCAGATTGCCCTGCCATCCGAGTACATGCCCGTTGTTCCGATGGAAAACCTGGCTCAGCGCCTGCTGGAGCTGGCCAGAAACATCCAGCCCAGACAGGTTGCGAAAAGCCCACGAGGCCCCAAGGTGCTCAAAGCGAAGGCCTGGGTGCAAGGGACGGCTGTACATGCTCATGTTTCGACGGATCGGGTCATCAAAGCCGCCAAAACCAAAAGACCTTGA
- a CDS encoding enoyl-CoA hydratase: MAFETILLDIHGKVGLITLNRPQALNALNAQIVGEINQALDQLERDPNIGCVVLTGSAKAFAAGADIKEMAELQYPQIYVDDLFSDADRIANRRKPIIAAVSGFALGGGCELAMMCDFILAADNAKFGQPEINLGVLPGMGGTQRLTRAVGKAKAMELCLTGRLMGAEEAERAGLVARIVPQAELVEEALKVAATIASKSIPVSMMVKESVNRAFEVTLSEGVRFERRVFHAAFSTEDQKEGMAAFIAKREAQFKDR, encoded by the coding sequence ATGGCATTCGAAACCATCCTGTTGGACATCCACGGCAAGGTTGGCCTGATCACCCTCAACCGGCCGCAGGCGCTCAATGCGCTGAACGCGCAGATTGTCGGCGAGATCAACCAGGCTCTGGACCAGCTCGAGCGCGACCCGAACATCGGCTGCGTGGTGCTGACAGGCTCGGCCAAAGCCTTTGCCGCTGGCGCCGACATCAAGGAAATGGCCGAGCTGCAATACCCGCAGATCTACGTCGACGACCTGTTCAGCGACGCTGACCGCATCGCCAATCGCCGTAAGCCGATCATTGCTGCTGTGTCTGGATTTGCCTTGGGCGGCGGCTGTGAGCTGGCGATGATGTGCGACTTTATCCTCGCTGCGGACAATGCCAAATTTGGTCAACCGGAAATCAACCTGGGCGTGCTGCCGGGCATGGGCGGCACCCAGCGCCTGACGCGTGCGGTGGGCAAGGCCAAGGCCATGGAGCTTTGCCTGACCGGCCGCCTGATGGGCGCGGAAGAAGCCGAGCGTGCAGGCCTGGTGGCGCGGATCGTGCCGCAGGCAGAGCTGGTGGAAGAGGCGCTGAAGGTGGCGGCGACCATTGCCAGCAAGTCGATTCCGGTGAGCATGATGGTCAAGGAGAGCGTCAACCGGGCATTTGAAGTCACCCTCAGCGAGGGGGTTCGCTTTGAGCGTCGGGTCTTCCATGCGGCTTTCTCCACCGAAGACCAGAAAGAAGGCATGGCCGCATTCATCGCCAAGCGTGAGGCACAGTTCAAGGACCGTTGA
- a CDS encoding acyl-CoA dehydrogenase, with translation MLVNDEQQQIADAVRAFAQERLKPFAEQWDKDHRFPKEAIDEMAELGLFGMLVPEQWGGSDTGYVAYAMALEEIAAGDGACSTIMSVHNSVGCVPILRFGNEQQKEQFLTPLATGAMLGAFALTEPQAGSDASSLKTRARLEGDHYVLNGSKQFITSGQNAGVVIVFAVTDPEAGKRGISAFIVPTDSPGYQVARVEDKLGQHASDTCQIVFDNVQVPVANRLGAEGEGYKIALANLEGGRIGIASQAVGMARAAFEVARDYANERQSFGKPLIEHQAVAFRLADMATKISVARQMVLHAAALRDAGRPALVEASMAKLFASEMAEKVCSDALQTLGGYGYLSDFPLERIYRDVRVCQIYEGTSDIQRMVIARNL, from the coding sequence ATGCTGGTAAATGACGAGCAACAACAGATCGCCGACGCGGTACGTGCGTTCGCCCAGGAACGCCTGAAGCCGTTTGCCGAGCAATGGGACAAGGACCATCGCTTCCCGAAAGAGGCCATCGACGAGATGGCCGAACTGGGCCTGTTCGGCATGCTGGTGCCGGAGCAGTGGGGCGGTAGCGACACCGGTTATGTGGCCTATGCCATGGCCTTGGAGGAAATCGCTGCGGGCGATGGCGCCTGCTCGACCATCATGAGCGTGCACAACTCGGTGGGTTGCGTGCCGATCCTGCGCTTCGGCAACGAGCAGCAGAAAGAGCAGTTCCTCACCCCGCTGGCGACAGGTGCGATGCTCGGTGCTTTCGCCCTGACCGAGCCGCAGGCTGGCTCCGATGCCAGCAGCCTGAAGACCCGCGCACGCCTGGAAGGCGACCATTACGTGCTCAATGGCAGCAAGCAGTTCATTACCTCGGGGCAGAACGCCGGCGTAGTGATCGTGTTTGCGGTCACCGACCCGGAGGCCGGCAAGCGTGGCATCAGCGCCTTCATCGTGCCGACCGATTCGCCGGGCTACCAGGTAGCGCGGGTGGAGGACAAACTCGGCCAGCACGCCTCCGACACCTGCCAGATCGTTTTCGACAATGTGCAAGTGCCAGTGGCCAACCGGCTGGGGGCGGAGGGTGAAGGCTACAAGATCGCCCTGGCCAACCTTGAAGGCGGCCGTATCGGCATCGCCTCGCAAGCGGTGGGTATGGCCCGCGCGGCGTTCGAAGTGGCGCGGGACTATGCCAACGAGCGCCAGAGCTTTGGCAAACCGCTGATCGAGCACCAGGCCGTGGCGTTTCGCCTGGCCGACATGGCAACGAAAATTTCCGTTGCCCGGCAGATGGTATTGCACGCCGCTGCCCTTCGTGATGCGGGGCGCCCGGCGCTGGTGGAAGCGTCGATGGCCAAGCTGTTCGCCTCGGAAATGGCCGAAAAGGTCTGTTCGGACGCCTTGCAGACCCTGGGCGGTTATGGCTATCTGAGTGACTTCCCGCTGGAGCGGATCTACCGCGACGTTCGGGTTTGCCAGATCTACGAAGGCACCAGCGACATTCAGCGCATGGTCATTGCGCGCAATCTTTGA
- a CDS encoding acetyl-CoA C-acyltransferase, which produces MTLANDPIVIVSAVRTPMGGLQGDLKSLTAPQLGSAAIRAAVERAGIDAAGVEQVLFGCVLPAGQGQAPARQAALGAGLDKHTTCTTLNKMCGSGMQAAIMAHDLLLAGTADVVVAGGMESMTNAPYLLDKARGGYRMGHGKIIDHMFMDGLEDAYDKGRLMGTFAEDCAQANAFSREAQDQFAIASLTRAQEAISSGRFAAEIVPVEVTEGKEKRVIKDDEQPPKARLDKIAQLKPAFREGGTVTAANASSISDGAAALVLMRRSEADKRGLKPLAVIHGHAAFADTPALFPTAPIGAIDKLMKRTGWNLAEVDLFEINEAFAVVTLAAMKHLDLPHDKVNIHGGACALGHPIGASGARILVTLLSALRQNNLRRGVAAICIGGGEATAMAVECLY; this is translated from the coding sequence ATGACCCTCGCCAATGACCCCATCGTTATCGTCAGCGCCGTGCGCACGCCCATGGGCGGGTTGCAGGGCGACCTCAAGAGCCTGACTGCGCCGCAACTGGGCAGCGCCGCCATTCGTGCTGCCGTGGAACGGGCCGGCATCGATGCCGCCGGTGTCGAGCAGGTACTGTTCGGCTGCGTGCTGCCGGCCGGCCAGGGCCAGGCACCGGCACGCCAGGCCGCGCTGGGCGCCGGGCTGGACAAGCACACCACCTGCACCACCCTGAACAAGATGTGCGGCTCGGGTATGCAAGCCGCGATCATGGCCCATGACCTGCTGCTGGCCGGCACCGCAGACGTGGTAGTGGCGGGTGGCATGGAAAGCATGACCAACGCGCCGTACCTGCTGGACAAAGCCCGTGGCGGCTACCGCATGGGCCACGGCAAGATCATCGACCACATGTTCATGGACGGTCTCGAAGACGCCTACGACAAAGGCCGCCTGATGGGTACCTTTGCCGAGGACTGTGCCCAGGCCAATGCCTTCAGCCGCGAGGCCCAGGACCAGTTCGCCATCGCCTCGCTGACCCGAGCGCAGGAAGCCATCAGCAGCGGCCGTTTTGCCGCCGAGATCGTGCCGGTGGAAGTCACCGAGGGCAAGGAAAAGCGCGTCATCAAGGATGACGAGCAGCCGCCCAAGGCGCGTCTGGACAAGATTGCGCAGCTCAAACCGGCGTTTCGTGAAGGCGGCACCGTGACGGCGGCCAACGCCAGTTCGATTTCCGACGGCGCTGCGGCGCTGGTACTGATGCGCCGCTCCGAGGCCGACAAACGTGGCCTCAAGCCATTGGCCGTCATCCACGGCCACGCCGCCTTTGCCGACACCCCGGCGCTGTTCCCGACCGCCCCGATCGGCGCGATCGACAAACTGATGAAACGCACCGGCTGGAACCTGGCCGAAGTCGACCTGTTCGAGATCAACGAGGCCTTCGCCGTGGTCACCCTGGCGGCCATGAAACACCTCGACCTGCCACACGACAAGGTCAATATCCACGGCGGCGCCTGCGCCCTCGGTCACCCGATCGGCGCTTCTGGCGCACGTATTCTGGTCACCCTGTTGTCGGCCTTGCGCCAGAACAATCTGCGTCGGGGTGTGGCGGCCATCTGCATCGGCGGTGGCGAGGCCACGGCCATGGCTGTTGAATGCCTGTACTGA
- a CDS encoding SDR family NAD(P)-dependent oxidoreductase, giving the protein MHIANKHFIVSGAASGLGAATAQMLVEAGAKVMLVDLNAQAVEAKARELGDNARFAVADISDEQAAQSAVDAAVSAFGSLHGLVNCAGIVGAEKVLGKQGPHGLASFAKVINVNLIGSFNLLRLAAAAMAEGAADESGERGVIINTASIAAYDGQIGQAAYAASKGAIASLTLPAARELARFGIRVMTIAPGIFETPMMAGMSDEVRASLAAGVPFPPRLGRPQEYAALARHIIENSMLNGEVIRLDGALRMAAK; this is encoded by the coding sequence ATGCACATAGCCAATAAACATTTCATCGTCAGCGGCGCCGCTTCCGGGCTGGGTGCCGCGACTGCACAGATGCTGGTCGAGGCTGGCGCCAAGGTCATGCTGGTCGACCTCAATGCCCAGGCTGTCGAAGCCAAGGCCCGCGAACTGGGCGACAATGCCCGTTTCGCCGTGGCTGATATCAGTGACGAGCAGGCGGCCCAGTCGGCTGTCGATGCAGCTGTCAGCGCCTTTGGCAGCTTGCATGGGTTGGTCAATTGTGCCGGCATCGTCGGTGCCGAGAAGGTGCTGGGCAAGCAGGGCCCGCATGGCCTGGCCAGCTTCGCCAAGGTCATCAACGTCAACCTGATCGGCAGCTTCAACCTGTTGCGTCTGGCTGCGGCGGCCATGGCCGAAGGGGCTGCCGATGAGAGCGGCGAGCGTGGGGTCATCATCAACACGGCCTCCATTGCCGCCTATGACGGCCAGATTGGCCAGGCCGCCTACGCCGCCTCCAAGGGTGCCATTGCCAGCCTGACCTTGCCGGCCGCGCGCGAACTGGCACGCTTCGGCATCCGTGTGATGACCATCGCTCCGGGTATCTTTGAAACCCCTATGATGGCCGGCATGAGCGATGAGGTACGTGCTTCGCTGGCTGCCGGCGTGCCGTTCCCGCCCCGCTTGGGCCGCCCGCAGGAATACGCCGCGCTGGCCCGCCACATCATCGAGAACAGCATGCTCAACGGTGAGGTCATCCGCCTCGACGGTGCGCTGCGCATGGCTGCCAAGTAA
- a CDS encoding acyl-CoA synthetase, which translates to MRDYAEAARTFDHDQAVVTALHGNLEALNACVECCDRHAGDGKLALIHEDRDGNSACYSFDQLQVQAARFANVLKAQGVGAGDRVAGLMPRTPELLVTILATWRLGAVYQPLFTAFGPKAIEHRLEQSHARVVVTDSHNRAKLDDVHACPTIITVKARSGELDFQQCLERAADVCEPVMRSGNDPFLLMFTSGTTGPAKPLEVPLRAIVAFQGYMRDAIELLPEDNFWNLADPGWAYGLYYAVTGPLSLGHATTFYDGPFSVESCARVIDKLGITNLAGSPTAYRLLIAAGKDFSAPIKGRLRVVSSAGEPLNPEVIRWFADELGVTIHDHYGQTELGMVLCNHHGLQHPVHLGSAGYAIPGHRIVVVDEQGNELPAGQPGILAVDREQSPLCWFGGYHGLPTKAFVGKYYLSGDTVELNPDGSISFVGRSDDVITTSGYRVGPFDVESALIEHPAVIEAAVIGKPDPERTELIKAFVVLASGYAGSVELEETLRQHVRQRLYAHAYPREIEFVSELPKTPSGKLQRFILRNQEVAKQQAQQATPASV; encoded by the coding sequence ATGCGCGATTACGCCGAGGCCGCTCGTACGTTCGACCATGACCAGGCCGTTGTGACGGCATTGCACGGCAACCTTGAAGCCCTTAATGCCTGTGTCGAATGCTGTGACCGGCATGCCGGTGACGGCAAGCTGGCACTGATTCATGAGGACCGCGATGGTAACAGCGCGTGCTATAGCTTCGATCAGCTTCAGGTGCAGGCTGCTCGGTTCGCCAATGTGTTAAAGGCGCAGGGGGTAGGCGCCGGAGACCGGGTTGCCGGCTTGATGCCGCGTACCCCTGAACTGCTGGTGACCATCCTCGCTACCTGGCGCCTCGGGGCGGTTTACCAGCCCTTGTTCACCGCGTTCGGCCCCAAGGCCATCGAGCACCGGCTTGAGCAATCCCATGCCCGAGTGGTGGTCACCGATAGCCACAACCGCGCCAAGCTGGACGATGTGCACGCCTGCCCGACCATCATCACTGTCAAGGCCCGCAGTGGTGAGCTGGACTTCCAGCAATGCCTGGAACGCGCAGCGGACGTATGTGAGCCGGTGATGCGCTCAGGCAACGATCCATTCCTGCTGATGTTCACTTCCGGAACCACTGGCCCGGCAAAACCCCTGGAAGTGCCACTGCGTGCGATCGTCGCGTTTCAGGGCTACATGCGTGATGCCATCGAGCTGCTGCCCGAGGACAACTTCTGGAACCTGGCCGACCCGGGTTGGGCTTACGGCTTGTATTACGCCGTTACCGGTCCGTTGTCGCTGGGGCACGCCACCACGTTCTACGATGGCCCGTTCAGTGTCGAGAGCTGCGCCCGGGTGATCGACAAGCTGGGTATCACCAACCTGGCCGGCTCGCCCACCGCGTATCGCTTGCTGATTGCGGCGGGCAAAGATTTCTCGGCACCGATCAAGGGCCGCCTGCGGGTGGTCAGCAGTGCCGGCGAACCGCTGAACCCCGAAGTGATCCGCTGGTTCGCCGACGAGCTGGGCGTGACCATTCACGATCACTACGGCCAGACCGAACTGGGCATGGTGCTGTGCAACCACCATGGCCTGCAGCATCCGGTGCACCTGGGTTCTGCCGGCTATGCCATCCCCGGCCACCGCATCGTGGTGGTGGACGAGCAAGGTAACGAACTGCCAGCCGGCCAGCCAGGCATCCTCGCCGTTGACCGTGAGCAGTCGCCGCTGTGCTGGTTCGGCGGTTACCACGGCCTGCCGACCAAAGCCTTCGTCGGCAAGTACTACCTCAGCGGCGACACTGTCGAGCTGAACCCGGATGGCAGCATCAGCTTCGTTGGCCGTAGCGACGACGTGATCACCACCTCCGGTTACCGTGTGGGGCCATTCGATGTGGAAAGCGCGTTGATCGAGCACCCGGCGGTGATCGAGGCAGCGGTGATCGGCAAGCCCGACCCGGAGCGTACCGAGCTGATCAAGGCGTTCGTGGTATTGGCCAGCGGCTACGCCGGCAGCGTCGAGCTGGAAGAAACCTTGCGCCAGCATGTGCGCCAGCGCCTCTACGCGCATGCCTACCCCAGGGAAATCGAATTCGTCAGCGAGCTGCCCAAGACCCCGAGCGGCAAGCTGCAACGCTTCATCCTGCGCAACCAGGAAGTCGCCAAACAACAAGCGCAACAGGCCACCCCTGCCAGCGTCTGA